The Amblyomma americanum isolate KBUSLIRL-KWMA chromosome 6, ASM5285725v1, whole genome shotgun sequence genome has a window encoding:
- the or gene encoding AP-3 complex subunit sigma-2 or isoform X2, giving the protein MQNPEDSQQQIIRETFQLVSKRDDNVCNFLEGGTLIGGSDYKIIYRHYATLYFVFCVDSSESELGILDLIQVFVETLDKCFENVCELDLIFHVDKVHYILNELVMGGMVLETSMTEIITRIEDQNKIEKQEAGLSAAPARAVSAVKNMNLPQQIKDIKLPDLPSIGNLKF; this is encoded by the exons CCCGAAGACTCGCAGCAGCAGATCATTCGGGAAACATTCCAGCTTGTCTCCAAGAGGGACGACAATGTGTGCAACTTTTTGGAGGGAGGAAC GCTCATAGGAGGCTCGGACTACAAGATCATTTACCGCCACTATGCTACCCTGTATTTTGTGTTCTGTGTGGATTCCTCAGAGAGTGAACTTGGCATCTTGGATCTGATTCAG GTGTTTGTAGAAACACTGGACAAGTGCTTTGAGAATGTGTGTGAATTGGACCTGATCTTTCACGTGGACAAG GTTCACTACATTCTCAACGAGCTTGTCATGGGGGGCATGGTCCTGGAAACCAGCATGACTGAGATCATCACACGTATCGAAGATCAAAACAAGATAGAGAAGCAAGAG GCGGGCCTCTCAGCTGCTCCTGCaagggctgtgtcagccgtcaaaAACATGAATCTGCCGCAACAGATCAAGGACATCAAGCTGCCAGATCTGCCATCCATCGGAAATCTCAAGTTTTAG
- the or gene encoding AP-3 complex subunit sigma-2 or isoform X1, which yields MIKAILVFNNHGKPRLTKFYQYYPEDSQQQIIRETFQLVSKRDDNVCNFLEGGTLIGGSDYKIIYRHYATLYFVFCVDSSESELGILDLIQVFVETLDKCFENVCELDLIFHVDKVHYILNELVMGGMVLETSMTEIITRIEDQNKIEKQEAGLSAAPARAVSAVKNMNLPQQIKDIKLPDLPSIGNLKF from the exons ATGATAAAAGCAATATTAGTCTTCAACAACCACGGGAAACCCAGGCTCACTAAGTTTTATCAGTATTAC CCCGAAGACTCGCAGCAGCAGATCATTCGGGAAACATTCCAGCTTGTCTCCAAGAGGGACGACAATGTGTGCAACTTTTTGGAGGGAGGAAC GCTCATAGGAGGCTCGGACTACAAGATCATTTACCGCCACTATGCTACCCTGTATTTTGTGTTCTGTGTGGATTCCTCAGAGAGTGAACTTGGCATCTTGGATCTGATTCAG GTGTTTGTAGAAACACTGGACAAGTGCTTTGAGAATGTGTGTGAATTGGACCTGATCTTTCACGTGGACAAG GTTCACTACATTCTCAACGAGCTTGTCATGGGGGGCATGGTCCTGGAAACCAGCATGACTGAGATCATCACACGTATCGAAGATCAAAACAAGATAGAGAAGCAAGAG GCGGGCCTCTCAGCTGCTCCTGCaagggctgtgtcagccgtcaaaAACATGAATCTGCCGCAACAGATCAAGGACATCAAGCTGCCAGATCTGCCATCCATCGGAAATCTCAAGTTTTAG